Proteins found in one Desulfovibrio porci genomic segment:
- a CDS encoding cytochrome c3 family protein, whose amino-acid sequence MRNIVFGFGASLLCLSLFAGVALFSATARGEERIPFTFPPLPTQKMPPVFFTHDKHVEYMERANAECTLCHRETEEGLSETFLDVKAQPENKQIPYLHTACTQCHRNAAAGPRLVDCRVCHDKAVAAQIGKSK is encoded by the coding sequence ATGCGTAACATAGTATTCGGATTCGGGGCCTCCCTGCTCTGCCTTTCGCTTTTCGCCGGCGTCGCCCTTTTCTCCGCCACGGCCAGAGGGGAAGAGCGCATTCCCTTCACCTTTCCCCCGCTGCCTACACAAAAAATGCCGCCGGTCTTTTTCACGCATGACAAGCATGTGGAGTACATGGAACGCGCCAATGCTGAATGTACGCTCTGCCACCGGGAAACAGAGGAAGGTCTGTCCGAAACCTTTCTGGATGTCAAAGCGCAGCCTGAAAACAAACAAATTCCTTATCTGCACACAGCCTGTACCCAATGCCACCGAAACGCCGCTGCGGGTCCGCGTCTTGTGGATTGCAGAGTCTGCCACGACAAGGCCGTCGCCGCGCAAATCGGAAAGAGCAAGTAA
- the hmcE gene encoding sulfate respiration complex protein HmcE produces MLNFITGPLFIFSLLVFVVGLLARAVLYVRGLDWRLERVAYTCHPERSIPGALVSIVKWLIPGGTAGWRSQPAASAAFFLLHLGAVLVPLFLLGHTVLLENFTGISLPALPNGLADVLSVASVAGILLLLARRLFSPVLRRLNSGGDWLVLLLTFLPFCTGLMARLDTSSYQTWIILHVLSGELFLILAPFTKLSHIVLYFMSRAQIGMDFAIKRGGSTRGGAYPW; encoded by the coding sequence ATGCTGAACTTCATTACCGGCCCCCTATTCATTTTCTCCCTGTTGGTCTTTGTCGTCGGTCTTCTCGCGCGCGCGGTCCTTTATGTGCGCGGCCTGGACTGGCGTCTGGAGCGCGTGGCCTATACCTGCCATCCGGAACGCTCCATTCCCGGCGCGCTGGTATCCATAGTCAAATGGCTCATACCGGGCGGAACCGCAGGCTGGCGCTCGCAACCGGCGGCCTCGGCGGCCTTCTTCCTGCTGCACCTGGGGGCGGTGCTGGTGCCGCTCTTCCTTCTGGGCCATACGGTGCTGCTTGAAAACTTTACGGGCATCTCTCTGCCCGCGTTGCCCAACGGTCTGGCCGACGTGCTGAGTGTGGCAAGCGTGGCCGGCATTCTGCTGTTGCTCGCGCGCCGGCTTTTCTCGCCCGTGCTGCGCCGGTTGAACAGCGGCGGGGACTGGCTCGTGCTGCTGTTGACCTTTTTACCCTTCTGCACCGGCCTGATGGCCAGACTGGACACCTCGTCCTATCAGACCTGGATTATCCTTCATGTGCTGAGCGGTGAATTATTTCTGATTCTCGCTCCGTTCACCAAACTTTCCCACATTGTTCTCTACTTCATGTCCCGTGCCCAAATCGGCATGGATTTCGCCATCAAGCGAGGCGGCTCGACGCGCGGCGGGGCATATCCCTGGTAG
- the hmcF gene encoding sulfate respiration complex iron-sulfur protein HmcF translates to MCEVLCSPTPVTTKEGIHALLQDKGGAVYYQQMKIMPVDQAALALDLERTCKSRTRTWLSICAHCGMCADSCFFYKTNNNDPTQIPSYKIQSTLGEMVRLKGKVDTEFMIHAMDVAWGRCTCCNRCALYCPHGIDTGVMFSYLRGLLFKHGFVPWEMKIGSGMHRVYGAQMDVTEEDWLETCEWMVEENQDEWPDLEIPVEKEGADVMYILNAREVKHYPEDIAQAAILFHVTGTSWTVPREGWENTSLTMFAGDWEGCAQNIRRIYAAVERLKPKVVVGTECGHAHRGTVVEGPYWGGRADGDPPVPFMHYVEWVAHCLRTGKLKIDPAKKIKVPCTLQDACNYVRNDGLGRYTREIMSYIAEDFREMSPNTDHNFCCGGGGGLNGIGLYRKERNIGLKNKLDQIKGTGAQLVITPCHNCWDAIRDMMEVYEEHNIKWSFLKPLLVDMMLIPPHIRHEAP, encoded by the coding sequence ATGTGTGAAGTATTGTGCAGCCCCACGCCCGTTACCACCAAAGAGGGCATTCATGCCCTGCTTCAGGATAAGGGCGGCGCGGTCTATTACCAGCAGATGAAAATAATGCCCGTGGATCAGGCGGCTCTCGCTCTCGACCTTGAACGGACCTGTAAGTCGCGCACCCGCACATGGCTGTCCATCTGCGCGCATTGCGGAATGTGCGCGGACAGCTGCTTTTTTTACAAGACCAACAACAATGATCCCACGCAGATTCCCTCATACAAAATCCAGTCCACCTTGGGCGAAATGGTCCGTCTCAAGGGCAAAGTGGACACCGAATTTATGATCCATGCCATGGACGTGGCTTGGGGGCGCTGCACCTGTTGCAACCGTTGCGCCCTCTATTGTCCGCATGGCATTGATACGGGCGTCATGTTCAGCTATCTGCGCGGCCTTCTTTTCAAGCACGGTTTTGTTCCCTGGGAGATGAAGATCGGCTCGGGCATGCACCGCGTTTACGGCGCGCAGATGGACGTCACGGAAGAAGACTGGCTGGAAACCTGCGAATGGATGGTGGAAGAAAACCAGGACGAGTGGCCGGACCTGGAAATTCCGGTTGAAAAAGAGGGCGCGGACGTCATGTACATTCTCAACGCCCGCGAGGTAAAACATTATCCCGAAGACATCGCGCAGGCCGCCATATTGTTTCACGTCACGGGAACCAGTTGGACCGTACCGCGCGAAGGCTGGGAAAATACCTCGCTGACCATGTTCGCGGGCGACTGGGAAGGCTGCGCCCAGAACATCAGGCGTATTTACGCCGCCGTGGAGCGCCTGAAGCCCAAAGTGGTGGTGGGCACGGAGTGCGGCCACGCCCATCGCGGCACCGTTGTGGAAGGTCCCTACTGGGGCGGTCGCGCCGACGGTGACCCGCCGGTGCCCTTCATGCACTATGTGGAATGGGTGGCCCACTGTCTGCGCACCGGCAAACTGAAAATTGATCCGGCCAAGAAAATCAAAGTGCCCTGTACCTTGCAGGATGCCTGCAACTATGTGCGTAACGACGGACTGGGCAGATATACACGGGAAATCATGAGCTATATCGCTGAAGATTTCCGCGAAATGTCACCCAATACCGACCACAACTTCTGTTGCGGCGGCGGCGGCGGTCTCAACGGCATCGGCCTTTACCGCAAGGAACGCAATATCGGTCTTAAAAACAAACTGGATCAGATCAAGGGCACCGGTGCACAGTTGGTCATCACGCCCTGCCACAATTGCTGGGACGCCATCAGGGACATGATGGAAGTCTATGAGGAACACAACATCAAATGGTCATTCCTCAAACCGCTTCTGGTGGATATGATGCTGATACCGCCGCATATCCGCCATGAAGCGCCGTAG
- a CDS encoding response regulator, with protein sequence MSQTLRLHDYRVSVARDGVEGLALVDSLRPDCIIFDVDLPRLSGTIMYSRLRRDAKSRQLPAIVCSDVGPRPVDFGTGIPVLPKSCAPETLIETVRGATA encoded by the coding sequence TTGTCACAGACACTTCGTCTGCATGACTACCGGGTAAGTGTGGCCCGCGACGGCGTCGAAGGCCTGGCTCTGGTGGACAGCCTGCGACCGGACTGCATTATCTTTGACGTGGACCTGCCGCGCCTTTCCGGCACCATCATGTACAGCCGGTTGCGCCGTGATGCGAAAAGCAGGCAACTACCGGCCATTGTCTGCAGCGACGTGGGACCGCGCCCGGTGGATTTCGGCACCGGCATTCCCGTACTGCCCAAAAGCTGCGCCCCGGAAACGCTGATTGAAACGGTGCGGGGGGCGACGGCCTGA
- a CDS encoding RrF2 family transcriptional regulator, with protein sequence MRISTMACHALHLLLCLSEQTADIPASASELAGCTGISEKFVQKIMRLLQGGGIVKSIRGIAGGHVLARGPKDITLADIIAAVEGGITLPGLSSDAPGGQAALDIWAKAACGLQNSLRSVTLDSIRQSCGASLRAATRNPAEQSTRRMPDSRTGGLHAKAYSLGRQRCRKPRQIVTDTSSA encoded by the coding sequence ATGCGCATTTCCACAATGGCCTGCCATGCCCTGCATCTCTTGCTCTGCCTGTCCGAGCAGACGGCGGACATTCCCGCTTCCGCGTCAGAGCTGGCGGGCTGTACAGGCATTTCAGAAAAATTCGTTCAAAAGATAATGCGTCTGTTGCAGGGGGGCGGCATTGTCAAAAGCATTCGCGGCATAGCCGGTGGCCACGTGCTGGCGCGCGGTCCGAAGGATATTACCCTGGCGGACATCATTGCCGCTGTGGAAGGGGGCATAACCCTGCCCGGCCTCAGCAGCGACGCGCCTGGCGGTCAAGCCGCGCTGGATATCTGGGCCAAGGCCGCCTGCGGCCTGCAGAACTCTTTGCGCTCGGTAACGCTCGATTCCATCCGGCAGAGTTGCGGAGCGTCGTTGCGCGCGGCGACCCGCAACCCGGCGGAACAATCAACCCGGCGCATGCCGGATTCCCGGACGGGAGGCCTTCATGCAAAAGCATATTCTCTTGGTCGACAGCGATGCCGAAAACCTCGCCAGATTGTCACAGACACTTCGTCTGCATGA
- a CDS encoding RrF2 family transcriptional regulator, translating to MKLSAKTRYAARILFYMAKHNPSEPVSSNLLAAKTGISSQFIEQILRQLRLAGITGSVRGAKGGHTLLRKPEELTFGCIVRLMEGGIELTSCLESPEACARFGDCAVRNAWESLQGTLDGALESITLDDILRNEALCPALSPPDPSPDASERDLRIAPPSP from the coding sequence ATGAAGCTTTCGGCTAAAACGCGTTATGCGGCACGGATTCTTTTTTATATGGCAAAGCACAATCCGAGCGAACCGGTTTCCTCCAACCTGCTTGCCGCGAAAACCGGCATAAGCTCGCAGTTCATTGAGCAGATTCTGCGTCAGCTCAGACTTGCCGGAATTACCGGCAGCGTGCGCGGCGCCAAGGGGGGGCATACTCTGCTGCGCAAACCGGAGGAACTGACCTTCGGCTGCATCGTCAGGCTGATGGAGGGCGGCATTGAGCTGACCAGTTGCCTAGAAAGTCCGGAAGCCTGTGCCCGCTTCGGCGACTGCGCGGTACGCAATGCCTGGGAAAGCCTGCAGGGTACGCTTGACGGAGCGCTTGAATCCATCACGCTGGATGATATTTTGCGTAACGAAGCACTCTGCCCCGCTCTGTCCCCTCCGGATCCATCCCCGGACGCATCGGAACGCGATCTCCGTATCGCGCCTCCGTCTCCGTGA
- a CDS encoding respiratory nitrate reductase subunit gamma: MTTLFYILGYLAVVGFICLAYLKIKSYMAASPLHVRWELYPVPHEGVKKAAYGGSFMEEKEWWTKPRHISHWGDIKGILVEVLCLHATLEHNPKLWLRTYPFHVGMYMLMGGTIIVILAVLAQMLGMDPQGGFMIFVSNVISAVVLLGAFCIVGGGIALIQRRRSDEGLKKYTTPEHFLNLGAFVLFGLLTLAAWAFNPSYFELARTFIHNLFTFTFQPLPSVFFTLNLLVGFFLLIWIPVTNMGHLIMKYFMYHDIRWGDEPTNYSDKNKKKIGEMLKYNVTWSADHIAGDGSPKTWVDVATTNPAAPKKED, translated from the coding sequence ATGACCACTCTGTTCTACATTTTGGGCTACCTGGCGGTAGTCGGCTTTATTTGCCTGGCCTACTTGAAAATCAAGTCGTACATGGCGGCCAGCCCTCTGCACGTACGCTGGGAACTCTATCCTGTGCCCCATGAAGGCGTCAAAAAAGCCGCGTACGGCGGCAGCTTCATGGAAGAAAAGGAATGGTGGACCAAGCCCCGCCACATTTCGCACTGGGGCGACATCAAGGGCATTCTGGTGGAAGTGCTTTGCCTGCACGCTACCCTAGAACATAATCCGAAGCTCTGGCTGCGCACCTATCCCTTTCATGTGGGCATGTACATGCTCATGGGCGGCACCATCATCGTGATTCTGGCCGTTCTCGCCCAGATGCTCGGCATGGATCCGCAAGGCGGCTTCATGATTTTCGTGAGCAATGTGATCAGCGCCGTGGTGCTGCTGGGCGCGTTCTGCATCGTGGGCGGCGGCATCGCCCTGATCCAGCGCCGCCGCAGCGACGAAGGCCTGAAAAAATACACCACGCCCGAACACTTCCTCAACCTGGGCGCCTTCGTGCTCTTCGGCCTGCTGACGCTGGCGGCCTGGGCCTTCAATCCTTCGTACTTCGAACTGGCCCGCACCTTTATTCACAATCTGTTCACCTTCACCTTCCAGCCCCTGCCCAGCGTTTTCTTCACCCTGAATCTGCTGGTGGGCTTTTTCCTGCTGATCTGGATTCCCGTGACCAACATGGGCCATCTGATCATGAAATATTTCATGTACCACGACATCCGCTGGGGCGATGAACCCACCAACTACAGCGACAAGAACAAGAAAAAGATCGGCGAGATGCTCAAGTACAACGTGACCTGGTCCGCGGACCATATCGCCGGCGACGGCAGCCCCAAGACCTGGGTGGATGTGGCCACCACCAATCCCGCAGCCCCCAAGAAAGAAGACTAG